The nucleotide window ACAGAAATCTGGTGATCCAGTTGTAAATGCTGGGTTCTGGCTTTTACCAAATGCCAACTCAAACTGGCCCATCTTTTCTCAGAGTTGCCTAAAACAGTAAATATTGGCAGGGTGATATTGAAAACTACACCCAAGTTGGCACCCTTCTTTTACCTACCAGACGAAGAAACTGATGCGCAGATATGTTTTATACCAAGAATTATTATGGCTTCTCCTCTAATCCATGGGAATTAAACCAAACTGGTCCGCCAGCACGAGAAGTTTTTCAGTCGGATTGTCACATTGTTATGGGGATGTTACCCTGTTAGTAATCTTCATGTCAAACTATATGGATAAAATATATGTCATAGACTTAGGGTTCGTTTGTGATTGCTTTGGTAGGAATCACTTCTGCTCGCAACCGTGTCTATTAAAATTTCTTCAGCAGAAACATGTTCAGTCTTTTATTAAAAACTTAAGTACTTCCCAAATAAGCATTGACAAGTTTTTCTCCATAGATCTATAGAGCGCTTCTATGACTCAGAAAcacttttaactttttatgtCACACATTCAAAAAACGCTTTTATctgttaaaaatttaaattgttttagCCTTTCTAGAAGCAATTTCAACCGTAACCTTAGAATATTATTAAAACATGAGAAAACTGATAATACCAAGTACCAATGTGCAATTGAGAGAGACGGCTTAGTAGCATAAAGACCAGAAGTCATAGCAGTAAaacaaaagaagagagaaaaaaaggatGGATTTTTATGATTACCAAAAACTTGAAATCGAAGGAAGTAACAAATTATCTCTGTCCCTCTCAAGAATGGGATTGCTTAAACCTACACTACTACTATTTCTCCTACTTTTTTGGCAGGCCCCTAAAATATCCACATTAATTCTACAACTAATATTATTGCCATCTAAGAAATCTAAATCCAAATCCTTCTCACTACCTACACCTTCAGCATCGTCCTCAATGCTGTTGCTTTCATCACAATCGTTCTCTCTAACTGTGATCCAACTCTCATCATCAAAACTCCACCTGGGGTCCCCTGAAAACAGTGACAACCGTCTGATCCTCTGATCGTCGGAGGAGTTTTCGAAACTCGGGTTTTGATCAAGACTGCCCGAAGTCTCTGATTCCCCAAAAGAATTCCATATATCTTGATCGAGAATGCTTGTTGGAGAACATGAAGTGGACTCATGaacttgttttgtaattttagaAGAACTAATtaaaacttcttcttcttcttcttcttcttgcccAAGAAATGAATGTTTTAGAAGCTGACTAGCCGTCCAACGCTCCGTTGGGTCCCTCTGTAAGCACTTTTCCAAAAAGTGCTTTGCTTGTTCTGAGAGGAAGCTTGGAATCTCAGGCAAGTCATTAGAGTATGCAATTTGATACAGAACAGTTACTGGGTCAGCTGCTTTAGGCCACGGCGCTGATCCTCCGGTAGCCATTTCGATAATTGTACACCCGAGAGCCCATATGTCGCACGCGAACCCCTGCTCTTCTCCGCGTGCCACCTCCGGCGCCATAAACATTGGCGTCCCGCCAATTGTGGTGGCAGAAGCTACTGCCGGATGAGCCCACCTAGCACATCCAAAATCTGCAATTTTCGGACCGTCTTCACCAGCCAAGATGTTCCTGCCTTTTATGTCACAATGTACCAACCCAAGTGAATGCAAGTAGTCTAGCCCCTTCACAATGCCCCTCGTATAGTTTCTGATCATCGATTCGTCAA belongs to Malus sylvestris chromosome 17, drMalSylv7.2, whole genome shotgun sequence and includes:
- the LOC126612295 gene encoding mitogen-activated protein kinase kinase kinase 18-like; its protein translation is MDWTRGSTIGQGSSAAVSLATSRSSGDKFAVKSAQVSQSEFLQREQKIHSVLSSRHVVSYMGHDITSENNKLMYNLLMEYVPGGTIIDAIRSRGGLVDESMIRNYTRGIVKGLDYLHSLGLVHCDIKGRNILAGEDGPKIADFGCARWAHPAVASATTIGGTPMFMAPEVARGEEQGFACDIWALGCTIIEMATGGSAPWPKAADPVTVLYQIAYSNDLPEIPSFLSEQAKHFLEKCLQRDPTERWTASQLLKHSFLGQEEEEEEEVLISSSKITKQVHESTSCSPTSILDQDIWNSFGESETSGSLDQNPSFENSSDDQRIRRLSLFSGDPRWSFDDESWITVRENDCDESNSIEDDAEGVGSEKDLDLDFLDGNNISCRINVDILGACQKSRRNSSSVGLSNPILERDRDNLLLPSISSFW